ATTAAAATGCTCGGATTGCTCCGAGTCTCTTATAGTAGCTTTCAGCTGCAAATGTCGGGGGTTTTGCCCAAGTTGTGCGGGTCGAAGAATGTCAGAGAGAGCTATTGACCTAACGGATGATGTGATCCCCTTTGTACCGACAAGGCATTGGGTCTTATCGGTGCCCTTTGAGCTTCGTTATTGGATGGCTTCCGATGACGATCTTTTGAAAAAAGTGAATGGGATCTTCTGCGCAGAAATCAATAACTATCTCCGCAAGAAAGGGAGAAAACTTGGTGTTAGGGGTGGGGAAACAGGGATAGTGTCGTTTCTTCAGATAGCGGGTGGAGCTCTCAATTTGAATCTTCACTATCATCTTCTGGTCTTGGATGGTCTTTACACTACAGAAGAAGGTGGTAGCCAAATCTTCACTCGTATTCCAGGGATTGAAAACGATGAGTTGGCCTGCGTCGTGCGGGGAGTCTCTCGCCGTGTGATCAAGGATTTACGGAAGACGGGGCGGCTATCAGAGGGCGGTGAAGAGGTTTTTATCGGTGATGACAGAGATGAAGAGCATGAAGCTTTATCTCATCTGAAGAGAGCTTCAGTTTCTAGCCGGATTGCTTTGGGAGCAAGGGCTGGTCTAAGGGTGCGAAGAATAGGAAGTAGCTTCGGCTTTGAGGAGGAAATCCCTAAAAGTCAATCTTATGGCTGTGTATCGATGAATGGATTTTCGATCCATGCTGCCACGTCAATCAAGGCCCATGAAAGAGATCGATTAGAAAAACTTCTTCGTTACTTGGGTCGTGGCCCAGTGTCTCATGAGCGTATAAGCCTCGATGAAAATGGCAATATCCTCTACGAACTGAAAAGCTCCTATGATGGGGCGACTCATGTCATGTTTTCCCCTATGGAATTCATCGAGAAATTAGCATCGATGATCCCACCGCCTTACAAGCATCAAGTAAACTACTACGGTTGTCTTTCTTCTCATAGTAAACTTCGCCCTAAGATAGTCGGCAGTTCAGTAGTCGGGTCCACCGTGCAAGATGATCCGCTGAAAGAAGGTCGGAACTCTGATGGGGTTAAGGTTGAATCGGAGGATGGTTTGGCACCGAGGTATATACCCTGGGCTGAGTTACTTAAAAGGACTTTTGGCATTGATTTAACTGTTTGCCCTTGTTGCGGTGGAAGTGTGCGAGTAATCGCAGCGATAATGGAGGCAAATGCTATAAACAAGATCTTGGATCATGTTGGCCTGGGGGCGGACCCACCACAAATAGGTATGAAGATCGACAAAGAGTATGTTTATGAGAGCTTTTGCTAATAAAGCCACTAATCTTCTATTACC
This Pseudobacteriovorax antillogorgiicola DNA region includes the following protein-coding sequences:
- a CDS encoding transposase encodes the protein LKCSDCSESLIVAFSCKCRGFCPSCAGRRMSERAIDLTDDVIPFVPTRHWVLSVPFELRYWMASDDDLLKKVNGIFCAEINNYLRKKGRKLGVRGGETGIVSFLQIAGGALNLNLHYHLLVLDGLYTTEEGGSQIFTRIPGIENDELACVVRGVSRRVIKDLRKTGRLSEGGEEVFIGDDRDEEHEALSHLKRASVSSRIALGARAGLRVRRIGSSFGFEEEIPKSQSYGCVSMNGFSIHAATSIKAHERDRLEKLLRYLGRGPVSHERISLDENGNILYELKSSYDGATHVMFSPMEFIEKLASMIPPPYKHQVNYYGCLSSHSKLRPKIVGSSVVGSTVQDDPLKEGRNSDGVKVESEDGLAPRYIPWAELLKRTFGIDLTVCPCCGGSVRVIAAIMEANAINKILDHVGLGADPPQIGMKIDKEYVYESFC